A single Kribbella aluminosa DNA region contains:
- a CDS encoding DUF4287 domain-containing protein yields MGLNHSEETHQRLVEAVPRCTGRAMTEWFQLMNDGPSFLRFDDRVRWLSSEYALAHGHATAIVHEFDLVKAHRRMS; encoded by the coding sequence ATGGGCTTGAACCACTCCGAAGAGACGCATCAGCGTTTGGTGGAGGCCGTGCCCAGATGCACCGGACGCGCAATGACCGAGTGGTTCCAGCTGATGAACGACGGACCGTCGTTCCTGCGCTTCGACGACAGAGTGCGATGGCTCTCCAGCGAGTACGCGCTCGCGCATGGGCACGCGACCGCCATCGTCCACGAGTTCGACCTGGTCAAGGCGCATCGGCGAATGAGCTGA
- a CDS encoding SGNH/GDSL hydrolase family protein, translating into MSRARAAKKLAQAAAFGGGGLGLIGATLYGVLTAEAEYAKRVIGPTRYYPTPGDGLYGRHPGHPITFAMIGDSSAAGYGTESPDETPGVLLASGLADLAERPVRLVDVSKTGAKSTDLAAQVDSALQAGPHVAVILIGVNDVKAKMPPSTSVRLLSTAVRRLRAANCEVVVGTCPDLGVVRTIMPPLRQVARSWSHRLAAAQTIAVVEAGGRSVSLGSLLGEVFRTDPSMWGRDNFHPSATGYAAASAALLPSVAAAMGVGPESFVHPEPFRGEAILPIAQAAVQAARRAGTEVAATEVAGRERGPRGRWAELRHRRRHPKAEVDRVEEPAAENPETVPVCQ; encoded by the coding sequence ATGAGTAGAGCCCGGGCAGCCAAGAAGCTGGCCCAGGCCGCAGCCTTCGGGGGCGGGGGTCTCGGACTCATCGGTGCCACGCTGTACGGCGTACTGACCGCTGAGGCCGAGTACGCGAAGCGCGTGATCGGACCGACGAGGTACTACCCCACTCCGGGCGACGGCCTGTACGGCCGGCATCCAGGACATCCGATCACGTTCGCCATGATCGGCGACTCCAGTGCCGCCGGCTACGGCACCGAGTCGCCGGACGAGACTCCCGGGGTGCTGCTCGCCTCCGGTCTCGCCGACCTGGCCGAGCGTCCGGTGCGGCTCGTCGACGTGTCGAAGACCGGGGCGAAGTCGACCGATCTCGCGGCCCAGGTCGACTCCGCGCTGCAGGCCGGTCCGCATGTGGCCGTCATCCTGATCGGCGTCAACGACGTGAAGGCGAAGATGCCGCCGTCGACCTCGGTCCGGTTGCTCTCGACCGCCGTCCGCCGGTTGCGCGCCGCGAACTGTGAGGTGGTGGTAGGTACCTGCCCGGACCTGGGCGTGGTCCGGACGATCATGCCGCCGCTGCGGCAGGTCGCCCGGTCCTGGAGCCACCGGCTGGCCGCCGCTCAGACGATCGCCGTCGTCGAAGCAGGCGGCCGGTCCGTGTCGCTGGGCTCACTGCTCGGCGAGGTGTTCCGCACCGATCCGTCGATGTGGGGCCGGGACAACTTCCACCCGTCGGCGACCGGGTACGCCGCCGCGTCCGCCGCACTGCTGCCGTCGGTGGCGGCCGCGATGGGGGTCGGGCCGGAGTCGTTCGTGCACCCGGAGCCGTTCCGTGGCGAGGCGATCCTGCCGATCGCGCAGGCTGCCGTCCAGGCCGCCCGCCGGGCCGGTACCGAGGTCGCCGCCACCGAGGTGGCCGGCCGGGAACGCGGCCCGCGCGGTCGCTGGGCGGAGCTGCGGCACCGCCGCCGGCACCCGAAGGCCGAGGTCGACCGGGTCGAGGAACCCGCAGCGGAAAATCCGGAAACCGTGCCCGTCTGCCAATAG
- a CDS encoding VOC family protein, which yields MQTAWYDAPSHTAGAALAATVTAAADVDIRATGVRVRAEDLTAVSAAARKLGLTEGSTRTLTVLIEAANPPAIQAFWDVMLGASIFPVRRLDEPRPLRNRIHVDVVRPYDEVLRARGDREPSGPFGVMLADDEGNEVDLVPGDPLPRTTDWYALFSAMVHYPKAPAGFVTTVAELADAAGVPLQLDVRTEGVTIASRKDAWADGTGAADPAFVALARQTEGAAKDLGLRADPAPLRFVQFGIDALDVQAVRAFWTELLGYERDSRPDVTDIYDPRDLNPVLFFQQLREPRPQRNRIRFELAGRNPYLVADPEGNEVLAGT from the coding sequence ATGCAGACTGCGTGGTACGACGCCCCCTCGCACACGGCCGGCGCCGCGCTGGCCGCCACCGTCACGGCAGCCGCCGACGTCGACATACGGGCCACCGGCGTACGGGTCCGGGCCGAGGACCTGACCGCGGTCTCGGCGGCGGCCCGGAAGCTCGGGCTCACCGAGGGCTCGACCCGAACGCTGACCGTACTGATCGAAGCGGCGAACCCGCCCGCGATCCAGGCCTTCTGGGACGTGATGCTCGGCGCCTCGATCTTCCCGGTACGGCGCCTCGACGAGCCGCGGCCGCTCCGGAACCGGATCCACGTGGACGTGGTCCGCCCGTACGACGAAGTGCTGCGCGCCCGCGGCGACCGCGAACCGTCGGGCCCGTTCGGTGTGATGCTGGCCGACGACGAGGGCAACGAGGTCGACCTGGTCCCGGGCGACCCGCTCCCCAGGACCACCGACTGGTACGCGTTGTTCAGCGCGATGGTCCACTACCCGAAGGCGCCGGCAGGGTTCGTCACGACCGTGGCGGAGCTGGCCGACGCCGCGGGCGTCCCGCTGCAGCTCGACGTACGGACGGAAGGCGTGACGATCGCGAGCCGGAAGGACGCGTGGGCGGACGGCACCGGTGCGGCGGATCCGGCGTTCGTCGCACTCGCCCGGCAGACCGAGGGTGCGGCCAAGGATCTCGGACTCCGTGCGGATCCGGCGCCGTTGCGGTTCGTGCAGTTCGGCATCGACGCCCTCGATGTTCAAGCGGTACGGGCGTTCTGGACCGAGTTGCTGGGCTACGAAAGGGACAGCAGGCCGGACGTCACCGACATCTACGATCCGCGCGACCTGAATCCGGTGCTGTTCTTCCAGCAGTTGCGGGAACCCCGGCCGCAGCGGAACCGGATCCGGTTCGAGCTGGCGGGCCGAAACCCTTACCTGGTGGCGGATCCGGAGGGCAACGAAGTACTCGCCGGAACGTGA
- a CDS encoding cystathionine beta-synthase has translation MRYADSLLDLVGNTPLVRLSKTTDGAKSLVLAKVEYFNPGGSVKDRIAVRMIEAAEASGELKPGGTIVEPTSGNTGVGLAMVAQQKGYKCVFVCPDKVSEDKRNVLKAYGAEVVVCPTAVAPEHPDSYYNVSDRLVREIEGAWKPNQYANPNNPRSHYETTGPELWEQTEGKITHFVAGVGTGGTISGTGKYLKEVSNGRVQIIGADPEGSVYSGGTGRPYLVEGVGEDFWPETYDREICDRVIEVSDADSFALTRRLAREEAMLVGGSAGMAAAAAIRLAHELDDPDAVIVVLLPDGGRGYLTKVFNDDWLAQYGFLAHSKQGTTLGDVLAGKDGSLPPLVHTHPHETIAEAVAILREYGVSQMPVVRAEPPVMAAEVAGAVSERTLMDALYSGKARLADIVEQHMDPALPSLGAGEPVTKAVELLEGRDALMVLDDGKPVGVLTRQDLLVHLSAD, from the coding sequence GTGCGCTACGCAGACTCTCTCCTGGACCTCGTCGGCAACACCCCACTGGTGAGGCTGTCCAAGACCACCGACGGGGCCAAGTCCCTCGTCCTGGCCAAGGTTGAGTACTTCAACCCCGGCGGCTCGGTGAAGGACCGGATCGCGGTCCGGATGATCGAGGCCGCGGAGGCCTCCGGCGAGCTCAAGCCCGGCGGCACGATCGTCGAGCCGACCTCCGGCAACACGGGTGTCGGGCTCGCGATGGTCGCCCAGCAGAAGGGCTACAAGTGCGTCTTCGTCTGCCCGGACAAGGTCAGCGAGGACAAGCGCAACGTGCTCAAGGCGTACGGCGCGGAGGTCGTGGTCTGCCCGACCGCGGTGGCTCCGGAGCACCCGGACTCGTACTACAACGTCTCCGACCGCCTGGTCCGCGAGATCGAGGGCGCCTGGAAGCCGAACCAGTACGCCAACCCGAACAACCCGCGCTCGCACTACGAGACGACCGGTCCCGAGCTCTGGGAGCAGACCGAGGGAAAGATCACGCACTTCGTGGCGGGCGTCGGCACCGGCGGCACGATCAGCGGCACCGGGAAGTACCTCAAGGAGGTCTCGAACGGTCGCGTGCAGATCATCGGGGCCGACCCGGAGGGCTCGGTGTACTCCGGCGGCACCGGCCGGCCGTACCTGGTCGAGGGTGTCGGTGAGGACTTCTGGCCGGAGACGTACGACCGGGAGATCTGCGACCGCGTGATCGAGGTGTCCGACGCGGACTCGTTCGCGCTCACCCGGCGACTCGCCCGTGAGGAGGCGATGCTGGTCGGCGGTTCGGCCGGAATGGCCGCTGCCGCCGCGATCCGGCTCGCGCACGAGCTGGACGACCCCGACGCGGTGATCGTCGTACTGCTGCCGGACGGTGGCCGCGGCTACCTGACGAAGGTGTTCAACGACGACTGGCTGGCGCAGTACGGCTTCCTCGCGCACTCCAAGCAGGGCACCACGCTCGGTGACGTACTGGCCGGCAAGGACGGCAGCCTGCCGCCGCTGGTGCACACGCACCCGCACGAGACGATCGCCGAGGCGGTCGCGATCCTCCGGGAGTACGGCGTCTCCCAGATGCCCGTCGTCCGGGCGGAGCCGCCGGTGATGGCGGCCGAGGTGGCCGGCGCGGTGTCGGAGCGGACGCTGATGGACGCGCTGTACTCCGGCAAGGCGCGGCTCGCCGATATCGTCGAGCAGCACATGGACCCGGCGCTGCCGTCCCTTGGCGCCGGCGAACCGGTGACCAAGGCGGTCGAGCTGCTCGAGGGTCGGGACGCCCTGATGGTGCTGGACGACGGCAAGCCGGTGGGCGTACTGACCCGGCAGGACCTACTGGTCCATCTGTCCGCCGACTGA